One stretch of Passer domesticus isolate bPasDom1 chromosome 2, bPasDom1.hap1, whole genome shotgun sequence DNA includes these proteins:
- the NEK3 gene encoding serine/threonine-protein kinase Nek3 — MEGYNVLKVLGEGSFGRALLVHHRISDQKYVMKEIRLPMSSSGVENSRKEAVLLAKMKHPNIVAFKESFEADGHLYIVMEYCDDGDLMQKIKHQGGNLFSEDMILHWFVQMCLAVKHIHDKRVLHRDIKSKNVFLTQSGKIKLGDFGSARLLAHPMSYACTYVGTPYYVPPEIWESLPYNNKSDIWSLGCILYELCTLKHPFQANSWKHLILKICKGSYDPLPSHYSYELHYLIKQMFKRNPQNRPSASTILARGCLSKLVKNCLPSGITNEFEQILKETKKPEGNAARQKGRVVAGGRSSNDKTENTRRKDESSKHSPLERKNAEGLSEGTREQRKSYQEGSTDLSHAHRRQWEKRISNTVLDVLENASLLSSSFTPEETESGGVINYSENRPRKQWNKEPPQTLMDMLSNADVSLAFKTYTIYTPASENILRGPLSDESKASDEVDGEHEAVVIDSERLEPRSDEDDTDFEEDDPDWVSELQMVLKQSD; from the exons ATGGAAGGATACAACGTGTTGAAAGTACTAGGAGAGGGATCCTTTGGCAGAGCTCTCCTAGTTCACCATAGAATCAGTGACCAGAAGTATGTAATGAAGGAAATAAGGCTTCCAATG TCTTCATCTGGTGTAGAGAATTCTAGGAAGGAAGCTGTTCTTTTGGCTAAAATGAAACATCCAAATATTGTTGCCTTTAAAGAATCATTTGAAG CTGATGGACATCTGTATATAGTGATGGAATATTGTGATGATGGAGATCTAATGCAAAAGATTAAACACCAAGGAGGAAATTTATTCTCCGAAGACATG ATCCTTCACTGGTTTGTGCAGATGTGCCTGGCTGTGAAGCATATCCATGATAAACGTGTGCTGCACAGGGATATAAAATCCAAG AATGTCTTCCTCACTCAAAGTGGAAAAATCAAGTTGGGAGATTTTGGATCTGCACGCCTTCTTGCACA TCCAATGTCATACGCTTGCACCTATGTGGGAACTCCTTATTATGTGCCTCCAGAAATATGGGAAAGTCTGCCATACAACAACAAAAG TGATATATGGTCTCTGGGGTGTATTCTGTATGAGCTGTGCACTCTAAAACACCCG TTTCAAGCTAACAGCTGGAAACATCTCATCCTTAAGATATGCAAAGGGTCCTATGATCCACTTCCATCTCACTATTCCTATGAGCTTCATTACTTAATAAAACAGATGTTTAAGAGAAATCCCCAGAATCGTCCATCTGCCAGTACTATTCTTGCAAGAGGCTGCCTATCCAAACTTGTGAAAAATTGCTTGCCTTCTGGG ATTACAAATGAGTTTGAGCAGATATTAAAGGAGACCAAGAAACCTGAAGGCAATGCAGCAAGACAAAAGG GTCGTGTCGTGGCTGGTGGAAGAAGCTCAAATGATAAGACAGAAAATACA CGAAGGAAAGATGAAAGTAGCAAGCATAGCCCcttagaaaggaaaaatgctgaGGGTTTGAGTGAAGGCAcaagagaacaaaggaaatcttATCAAGAAG GAAGTACTGATCTGTCACATGCCCACAGAAGGCAATGGGAAAAGAGGATATCCAATACTGTGCTGGATGTCCTGGAAAATGCGTCCTTGCTTTCTTCCAGTTTTACACCTGAAGAGACTGAAA GTGGTGGTGTTATAAACTACAGTGAAAATAGGCCACGGAAGCAGTGGAACAAGGAACCCCCTCAAACCCTGATGGACATGCTCAGCAATGCAGATGTCAGCTTAGCATTTAAAACATACACAATTTATACACCAG CTTCTGAAAACATATTAAGAGGTCCACTTTCTGATGAAAGCAAAGCATCTGATGAAGTGGATGGTGAACATGAAGCTGTTGTCATAGATTCTGAGAGACTTGAACCTAGATCTGATGAAGATGACAC GGACTTTGAGGAAGATGACCCAGACTGGGTGTCAGAACTGCAAATGGTTTTGAAACAGAGCGACTGA
- the CKAP2 gene encoding cytoskeleton-associated protein 2 isoform X3, with protein MENKENADKVSWEQSIVNSEANVTLNSSTVPLTSYIAGTNYNLENQAPQNKVIDIKSQNASLSKAILEIKRIKERHLTAEKQNASVIIPKKPALGRYRGKVIQSKINSFWKAGKTEGEKSSLPDKKPFPSATKQAANSLSTKSCNTVPKTIKVANNPKSVKSSVLPFQSKPSDKAATNSQSGLKKQPLAVAPKKVIVPKVVGGRRPQPLKAASSNPDRKVRGVKKCTDFCEDAQPEALARSTFVAPGTKSGHNSRMDENRKSILPKESAEERRARLDEWRASRGKVMRRPPIRALLGPQSKSEEQEFSAADAEKVNKTLSECLHLTEQGHHSDEARAMLEDLIHSIPGVKKLAKYWICCMRLEQTGHLGKLIAVYEEAILAGAMPREELRHTLVETIKNTEGLFNSDNGGTVTEAHLSEVVEVSKEPNSSVEPVHEPFKDLCQDDDQKEENDNKKAETSSEVIKKEEIDLDLKPRGEILPKKNKKQRAKERAKKKGKCDREQKEDGMKNTAQAINSPEKENDTSHSMRCNPPTTPYLESVKMHPEANDCSAKDLKIITPLRYSQRIREKMCKLPDTVKDQDPCVSSLEQLGDLDSKATVFIHKQSNGLQETSAEIEE; from the exons gaaaataaagagaatgCTGATAAAGTGTCATGGGAGCAATCAATTGTAAACTCAGAAGCAAATGTTACTCTAAACTCTTCTACAGTCCCACTGACAAGTTACATAGCAGGGACAAACTATAATCTTGAAAATCAAGCTCCACAGAATAAAGTCATTGATATAAAATCTCAGAATGCATCACTTAGCAAGGCCATCTTGGAAATTAAAAGAATTAAAGAGAGGCATTtgacagcagaaaaacaaaatgcaagtGTCATCATACCAAAGAAACCAGCACTTGGCAGATATCGTGGCAAAGTTATCCAATCCAAGATAAATTCTTTCTGGAAAGCAGGAAAAACTGAGGGGGAAAAGAGTTCTTTGCCAGATAAGAAGCCTTTTCCTTCTGCCACCAAACAAGCAGCAAACTCTTTGTCCACAAAAAGCTGTAATACAGTTCCGAAGACCATCAAAGTTGCAAACAACCCTAAGTCTGTAAAATCAAGTGTCCTGCCATTTCAGAGCAAACCATCTGACAAAGCTGCTACTAACTCACAGTCTGGTCTGAAGAAACAGCCACTTGCTGTGGCACCAAAAAAAGTTATAGTCCCAAAAGTGGTTGGTGGAAGGCGACCACAGCCACTGAAGGCCGCCTCTAGCAATCCTGATCGCAAAGTGCGGGGTGTGAAGAAATGCACAGATTTTTGTGAAGATGCACAACCAGAAGCTTTAGCAAGATCAACTTTTGTTGCTCCTGGTACAAAATCAGGACACAATTCTAGAATGGACGAAAACAGAAAATCTATTCTGCCAAAAGAGTCAGCAGAAGAGAGAAG AGCTCGCCTGGATGAATGGAGGGCATCTAGAGGGAAAGTGATGAGACGACCTCCTATACGTGCACTTCTGGGACCCCAGTCTAAAAGTGAAGAACAAGAATTCTCTGCTGCTGATGCAGAAAAGGTCAACAAGACTCTGAGTGAATGCCTGCATTTAACAGAACAG GGACATCACAGTGATGAAGCACGTGCCATGTTGGAAGATCTGATACACAGTATTCCTGGGGTTAAAAAGCTTGCAAAATATTGGATCTGCTGTATGCGTCTTGAACAAACGGGCCATCTTGGAAAGCTTATTGCTGTCTATGAGGAGGCCATTTTGGCAGGAGCAATG CCCAGAGAGGAATTGCGACACACACTAGTAGAGACCATCAAAAATACTGAAGGTCTTTTTAACTCTGACAATG GGGGAACAGTGACAGAAGCTCATTTAAGTGAGGTAGTGGAAGTCAGCAAGGAACCAAATTCATCTGTAGAGCCAGTTCACGAACCCTTCAAAGATCTCTGCCAAGATGATGACCAAAAAGAAGAGAATGATAATAAGAAGGCAGAGACAAGCAGTGAAGTTatcaaaaaagaagaaattgatTTAGACTTAAAACCAAGAGGAGAGATCTTGccaaaaaagaataaaaagcagAGGGCTAAAGAACGGgcaaagaagaaaggaaaatgtgacaGAGAACAGAAGGAGGATGGGATGAAAAATACAGCCCAAGCAATTAATTCTCCTGAGAAAGAGAATGACACATCTCATTCAATGAGATGCAACCCTCCTACCACACCATATTTGGAAAG TGTGAAGATGCATCCTGAGGCAAATGACTGCAGTGCTAAAGATCTGAAAATCATAACTCCTTTGCGATATTCTCAACGCATTCGGGAGAAGATGTGCAAGCTGCCTGATACTGTTAAAGATCAAGATCCATGTGTCTCTTCACTTGAGCAGCTGGGAGACTTGGATTCAAAAGCTACTGTGTTTATTCACAAACAGAGCAATGGCCTCCAAGAAACAAGTGCTGAAATAGAAGAGTAA